A stretch of Macrobrachium rosenbergii isolate ZJJX-2024 chromosome 12, ASM4041242v1, whole genome shotgun sequence DNA encodes these proteins:
- the LOC136843626 gene encoding uncharacterized protein: MEVLVQWTRSSEQFLVEDLRGRRCLWDRNHDSFMKKGLKMKNYEEITKRLGEKFPELADLHTDQVRAKFSNLKGYFIHEYKKIQAAPSGSCGKPSSKWELFDLMSFYMIQWLHNLHIPVTLMNK, encoded by the exons ATGGAGGTCTTGGTACAGTGGACAAGGTCATCAGAGCAGTTTTTGGTAGAAGATTTGAGGGGGAGACGATGCTTATGGGACCGCAATCAtgatagttttatgaaaaaaggtctcaagatgaagaattatgaagaaatcaccAAGCGACTCGGGGAAAAGTTTCCGGAACTTGCTGACCTTCATACAG ATCAAGTGCGggcaaaatttagtaatttgaagggatacttcatccatgaatataaaaaaattcaggctgCTCCAAGTGGTTCATGTGGTAAACCAAGCTCCAAGTGggaattgtttgatttgatgtctTTTTACATGATACAGTGGCTTCACAACCTACATATTCCAGTGACATTAATGAACAA gtaa